A single window of Nicotiana sylvestris chromosome 3, ASM39365v2, whole genome shotgun sequence DNA harbors:
- the LOC104213885 gene encoding uncharacterized protein — protein sequence MAATATFSLRSLPSNQWLHKLRTRTATASVRSHSFTTLASLSPVEDTEDIQLNVNSKEMVQETVPSTSNNNNNDKSKKPYFPKRGQTLELVCESLAFKGKGVCKVADTGFVLMCDRALPGERFIGRVTRKRENYAEVKKLKTLTRHLDYVEAPCEHASHCGGCKTQSLSYEAQLRAKEQQVRDLVVHVGKFSDREPVFADAMKPIVPCDIQFHYRNKMEFSFGAKGWVPAEQLQDDTEGSRYALGLHAPGCFDKILNVNKCLLQSDSGNEVLEAVQGCWRDPELGLSPYDVHSHSGFLKHLMLRTGRNVETGLPELMVNFVTSSYNPECLRPIVEKIAAIPEVVSIVNNVNTSIGNTSVGEKEYTLYGKSTITEILRGLTFQISANSFFQTNTHQAEILYKLIEDCAFLKGDGSEIVLDLFCGTGTIGLTLAKRVKHVYGFEVVAQAVSDARQNAKLNCIDNATFIEGDLNKIDLNFASNLPTPDIVITDPNRPGMHIKLINFLLKLKATRIVYVSCNPATCARDLNYLCYGVPEQNIEGHYRLSSLQPVDMFPHTPHIECVCLLELR from the exons ATGGCGGCGACGGCTACCTTCAGCCTTCGCTCTCTACCCTCTAATCAATGGCTGCACAAACTCCGAACTCGAACAGCAACTGCATCAGTACGTTCACATTCATTCACTACTCTCGCTTCTCTTTCCCCCGTTGAAGATACCGAGGACATTCAATTGAACGTAAATTCCAAGGAAATGGTACAGGAAACGGTTCCTAGTactagtaacaacaacaacaatgacaagtCGAAGAAGCCTTATTTTCCAAAGCGAGGGCAAACATTAGAATTAGTATGTGAATCCCTTGCTTTTAAAGGAAAAGGCGTTTGCAAAGTTGCTGACACTGGATTTGTACTCATGTGTGATCGAGCACTCCCTGGAGAACGATTTATTGGCCGTGTCACTCGCAAAAGAGAGAATTATGCCGAG GTGAAGAAATTGAAAACCTTAACACGGCATTTGGACTATGTTGAAGCACCGTGTGAACATGCTTCGCATTGTGGAGGTTGCAAGACGCAGAGCTTGTCGTATGAAGCTCAGCTCAGGGCCAAGGAGCAACAAGTGCGCGACCTGGTTGTACACGTGGGCAAGTTTTCTGATCGAGAGCCAGTATTTGCTGATGCTATGAAACCCATTGTTCCTTGTGATATCCAATTTCACTATAGGAATAAG ATGGAGTTCTCGTTTGGCGCAAAGGGCTGGGTACCTGCTGAACAATTGCAAGACGATACAGAGGGCTCTCGCTATGCTTTGGGTCTGCATGCCCCTGGCTGTTTTGATAAGATTTTAAATGTGAATAAGTGCTTACTGCAAAGTGATTCCGGCAATGAG GTTCTTGAAGCTGTGCAAGGATGCTGGCGGGATCCAGAACTGGGACTTTCTCCATATGATGTGCACTCTCACTCTGGGTTTCTGAAGCATCTAATGCTTAGAACAGGCAG GAATGTTGAAACTGGTCTTCCTGAGCTTATGGTTAATTTTGTGACTTCTTCTTACAATCCTGAATGCTTGAGGCCCATTGTTGAGAAAATCGCAGCTATTCCTGAAGTG GTAAGCATTGTTAACAATGTGAACACTTCTATCGGCAACACATCCGTTGGGGAGAAGGAATATACATTGTATGGAAAATCTACCATTACAGAGATTCTAAGAGGGCTTACTTTCCAAATATCAGCTAACTCTTTCTTTCAGACAAATACACACCAG GCAGAGATTCTCTATAAACTAATTGAGGATTGCGCCTTTCTTAAAGGAGATGGCTCTGAAATTGTTCTTGACTTATTTTGTGGGACAGGAACCATTGGCCTTACACTGGCCAAAAG GGTGAAGCATGTTTATGGTTTTGAAGTAGTTGCTCAAGCTGTCTCCGATGCACGTCAGAATGCCAAGTTAAATTGCATTGATAATGCAACTTTTATCGAAGGAGATCTGAATAAAATTGATTTGAACTTCGCCAGCAACTTGCCTACGCCGGATATTGTCATCACAG ATCCTAATCGCCCTGGTATGCACATCAAATTGATCAATTTTTTGCTAAAGTTAAAGGCAACACGCATTGTTTATGTATCATGTAATCCTGCCACCTGTGCTCGTGATCTTAATTACCTCTGTTATGGTGTG CCAGAGCAGAATATAGAAGGCCATTACAGGCTGAGTAGCTTACAACCAGTTGACATGTTTCCACACACACCTCATATTGAATGTGTTTGCTTGCTTGAGCTTCGGTGA